In Oryzias latipes chromosome 23, ASM223467v1, the DNA window GATTAGCTCAGCCACACAAAGAAATGCATCAGGGGGACAATTGAGCAGCTTACTGTATTAACCAAAAGAAGTCGCAGAAACTGCCAGTTACTCCTCCAGTTTTTCCACCTGTTCCTCTTGAAGCTTACAAAAGCAGGGAAACCACCAGCACTGGCAGAGACTCCCACCAACACTTCTATTTTTGCACGTTAGATAAaagcacaaaatgctaatattCTTCATTAAAATGCATGTGTGGATACCATCGGGgcgacttttttcccccctccgtTTTACTCTGTTTCCACGTGGTGCCACCTTTCTTGATCTTCAAAGCTCAAACAACAAAGTTTTAGGAAATGATCGTGCTGTGTTGTTGTTCAGCATTCGTGCGTTTCCACTGGGAAGAAAGAGTTTCTGGAAGACAGAACTCAATGGTTTCATCCAGCTAAAATAGAATCGTCTCTGAGTTGCTAGAAgttgtttcatgttttgatttattcCTTTTTACCTGAACACAAGCTCCTTGTGCAAAGATGGGTTGGGTGGCTCTTAGTAAATGAAATCTAGGAAGAACTTCCACATTGAGGtggcctttttttcatttctttatccaacttcgatcatctttcgatctattgaaaattgttcccagtggtcttttaattctgatttttaaccaaaacattttacaaaaaacttgtcgttttctaggacattctgcagagcggcagtagtaaattcacctctgagctgtggacGGGGCTTAATCGCTAACTCTCACAGCTGATTTCTGTGCTTTTTCCATTGCAGGTGGAGCCAAACGGCATAGCAGCAAAAGACGGACGCATCAAGGAAGGAGATCGTATTCTGCAGGTATAAATCTTGATCGTTAGTCCCTGTGGGTGACTTGATGTCGAGCCgcatagaaagaaaatgtgttactTACATCATTTCAACTTTTATCTTTCGATTCTGaagtaagttttattttgaaaaacttgtgCATTCTCTCTTCCACATCCATCTGGGATTCACTCTTGATTTATGTTTAGTCGTTCGCCTTGGTCATGTGTCTTTAAGACATCTGCCACCTGCTAAATAAAAAGGCCCATGCTAGCAAAGTTATTAAaagacaattgttttttttagaaatttactttttgattttttgcaaGCACTGGCACTCCAAGCCCATTCTGCATGATGTGCGCAAACAAACTCTAATGTTACATTTAGGCAGCTAATAAAGTTTACTAgttgttatttaaaaataccAGTATGGGGCGGCCATGTTTCAAAGGTAGAGTGGTCGACCTTTAAtaagaagattgcaggttcggttcGCAGATTCGGTTCCCACCTTACCCGCCTATGTATCGAACTGTTCTTGGTCAAAagactgaaccccacattgcttctgGTGGTCAGAGGATGGCGCCAGGGGAGCTGCCATCACTGTGTTGCGTCCATTTTTTAGCTTCCGCTTTGACAAGGTAAACTAGATCAAAAgatcatcggagtgggtctttaaaggaatCTTTCTATTAAAACAAAAGTGTGCAATTGTATGCACAcgcaaacaaatatatatatttcaaatcTACCTAACTATagattttcccttaacttttCCCTTAAAAGTTAAAGAAGAGTAGAAACTAAAATAATTGAGGTCATCTTCAGCCTCATATAAGCCAGTCCTTGATTGTCCAACATTAAACTGGTCTGTTGGTTGGGGACCAGTGCTCGTATCTGTAGAAACAAGAGTTGCATGAAGATAAAgcaatttaaacttttaatattTCTAGTTTTAcaaatcattaataaaaaatatacatttattgtttttgttatgtttataaTCTACCATACTTCAACCTTGGcgttaaaattttaaaatcaaccTAATAAAAATGGTTTTCCTATTGGTAATGAATAGATAAAAACAGGTCCGTTAAGCCTCTGCAAGACTCTCTTTTTTTGGAAACACTATTTGCGCTTTTGGTGTCCCTGGTCTGTGCAAGGATATGCATATTTAATAATCTCATTTTATCTGGGAAATTAAAGTGCTTAGTCGCTGTTCTACAAGGCACTTCATCTTCTCTAGGAGTACGGTTAGTCACAGTGTGGCCTCGTGTCTGATTATGCAAGATCCCCCTATGGGTTCAGAGACTGTGAATGgctttgtttctgtttaatgTTGCACTTTATATGCCTAACCATAGAAGCAATGCCTCCAACAGTGGCAAGAGATAGATTCAGTTTTAGACCAAACTGAAGTGTTGCAATGCAAGGCTCATGAGTAACaatttttggttaaaattgACTAAATTATTTCAGTCCCTCTGGATAATGGATTCAAGACAGAGACATTGTCTGTTTTTTGACTAGCTCTTGACCATATATGTGtaacaaatagaaaaactcCCCCATTATTTCTTGAAGTGGTCATGATGTGGTTTAAAACttactcatttttaaaatatatggcttaaatataatatattttttacctttttttgttgttgctcttaCTGCATCTTTCTTTGTCAAACGTGCAGTTTTGGGTGATGCCTGACCCAATGTATGGGTGATGTCTACTTAGATTTGGAGTATGATCCCAAAAGAACCTGTGGTTGTGTTTTGATGCCTTTTGGTTCACATAAGCTGGGTCGGAACGGTGCAATATTTTGAGCATTTCCACTATAAAATGGACTCATTAAATGGTACCAAAGAGTACCATTATTGGGTCCCTGTTGGTtttaggtccatagaaaaaggGAATGGCATGGTTAGGGCAGAGATACTGTCGTCACGCAATAAGATATGTGATAGGCAAaggtcattaaaacaaaaagatgtgcaaaaccTGAACCCATGTTTcatctctcaaacaacattaaatgcttcGCATACAAAGTACCAAAAACTAAGCgcaacagaaaatgttgatagctttgcttttgttgttgtcacACTACTATGACGCAAAGTTATCGGTCTACACCCCGCATGCACCACgacggtccaactttgagtggaaacgttcacctgaattgcctggaccattctaaaccttATCACCGGTTAGTGGAAACACGGCTTTATTATTCAATTGGGCTTTTACAACATGGAagtaccaaatgttgcagttcctcaaatgaccagtAGAGGCAGTTTGCAAAATAAGAACAATTCTCTGTTAAATCCAAGAAAAGACTGATTTTATACAGATAATGATGTtaaattttttctatttttgcataGTTACCTTAATGTTTGTTCGTGTGGCatcaaaccgttttttttttgttgttgttttttacgtgttacaaacaatattgggagttacaggtattgtgaaaaTGCTGACATTCCTATTgtgtaacatgttaaaaacaaggtCTAGAGTTTAAGGTAAAGAGGACAACTGTTTTGCCCTGAGTTGGGTGTTTTGGGGAATTTGCTGATGCGGTTAACTTGTAGCGATGTCGgactgtgttttctttctttttttttcggtATTATTatcaaggttgggagttagcgtaatcacagtaatgtttgttttagcagtataagcctgttgtttattttttatatgttgcaaggttgggagttacagttaCTGTGAATATGCTAATGATTCTAgcatggctaacgtgtagcgtgttaaAAACAAGTTCTAGACTTATTGAGAATATAGCAAATGCTTTGTCCTGAACATGGTGTTTTGGGGGAATTTGCCAATGTGGCTATGTGTAGCATGTTGCActgtgcttttttatgttttattaacaaagttgggagttggCATTGTCATAGTAACATGTATTTGGCCTGTatcagtaaaatgttttgtcatGGGTTATTCgatcaaaaccaaattcactgTAAATTCACTgtacaaactttttttgtcaaCTCTCGGGAGACACTACGAGGCTCCGtatgctctgctgccaactccTCGTCTGGGGttaaagtggaaaacaagagtcagacgctgatgGACGCCCataaataattgaataaattTCGTCCTGACCGCATTTTATGTCGATACAAATATTGCCAAAtaaatatcgcgatatatcgCCGAAATGATTTTTTCCGACACCCCTATATAATACCCATTGACAACAACCCAAAATCATCTTCAGTCAACACTGAAACTCAACGTAAAGTATAACAAAGAATTTGACCCAGTTACATGAACACAATTAAGACAGTCTGACTGACTGGTGGACTCATCTCTAACTCTTTTTGTCTCGCTTAGTGCACCTTATATATGTTAAAAgcttgaaaatagaccattcattgacggtgcacCTTATACTTAAACTTACATTAAAATTCAAGTGTACCaaatctctttatttcttttattcagtCTCTCAATGCCGTGTTTGTTTCCTACAAATGATTCTGAGGGGGGAGGCATGCTGTACTTCTAACCCTGTTATCTTCGTGTGACAGCCCCATTACTCTAGTGACGAAAAGATGAACGCCTCCTGTCAAAGAACAGTTAATTGTATGTCTGCATGGTGAGGTGAGCGCAATTGACTTTCTTTGCCGGGCTTGCAGCTGGCCCATGTCTCTCCTGTGTATTCACAAAGGGACAAAAGCAGACAACGGCGTAGACATGCAGGGAGATCTAAGGAAAGAaatgtgtgcagaaaaaaattgaCTAATGGAAAAGGAAGGGGGTGGACGACAGGCGGAGAAATGCGTACAGGATATGAGCAGAGGGGTCTTGCAAAAATATGATCAATGAGTTGTATTGTGGTACAGTCCTTTTCTTTCCTGGTAAGTTAATGGGTGATAACATTACATACACTTTTTGGGGTGTAAGTGGACATAAAACAAGCACTTTCTCAATGGTGCGCACATCtatctttgtttttgatgtGCAGATAAATGGCTGTGAAGTGCAAGACCGAGAGAAATCTGTCACCTTGTTGTCAAGTGAGGAGGCAAGGAGCATCACGTTGTTGGTGACAAGGCCAGAAATCCAGGTaaacacaggcacacacacctATGCAGTCCTTCTGCCCTGTCTTGACAGCTGGTGTCATgtcaaatataaagaaatgccCACTAAGTGGTTTCCCCTTTTTCATACCCTTATCATTCTTGTCAGTGTAAATCCTTGGAGTCccttttcacacacacaaactaccACTCCTATATGTAGAAATAAAGAAAGTAGGGTGTCTGACAAGAACTTGTGattacagctggaagaggaagCCGAATGGTTGGATGACGAGCAGCAGGAGCTTGTTGAGGAGCTGAAGATGGAGatcctggaagaaaaaaagaggcaaaggGAACTTGGCTTTGACAGTGGAGAACAAGTGAGGAATGTACACAAAGCATAACCTGACGAAATGAAATATATTCAAGGGGAATAACTATTGACTAAATCAATTAAtcgatttctttttcaacaatCCAActagatcgatctgtctgaagaaagttgttaatcgaatcgaCCAATACCATTAAAAGAATTGTCTCAAAATGATTGTTTGTGTACAAACAATTGTTGATTATCGTTTTATTATAGTTTGATTATCATTGATTATTGCTTGattatctggaaaaaaaatacagagaatctggaaaacttcccctgcactgttcagtaccgaGGTATTATCTCTGAGTGATACTGGTTTAATTTTTGGCCAAAGATGTCTGAGATCAGCAACCAGATTAAGATATGAATgcaatcattgttaaaatgaatcttaACACCCTAAAATTACGCCACCACAATTTACCAAGTATCCACAACAGAAccttttgaaaaaaggaaacatttggaTGTGAGCTTAATTTTACATTCAGTAGGCAAATATACCTAAAGAAAAGCCTAGCTATTGATCAACATTACTAACACAACTGTTTCCTGTGCATATTCCAGCATCTTGAGGAGGAGACGACAACAGATACAGCTACCTGTTCCTCCAACAATCAAGACAGTGGGTTTGGGCGCAGTACAGACAGtcctgagcaccagccccttctCGTCAGACTTCACAGAAGGAACACACCACATTGTCTTAGGGATCAATGGCGATCAGAGTATCCACGCATAAGGCGAGGGCTTGTTGTGCCACAGGAAACACATGGTACAAGAACCCTGCCCTTAGACCAAAGCCACGAAAGGGTAGTAAATATTCGCAATAGTGGAGGTGGTGTCCTTGGTTTAGAGAACTGCTTTCAGCAGTTGTTGGAGCTCAAATGTCAAATTCGGAATGGGGGTGAATGTGGCGTGTACTCCATTAGACACAGTATAGAATGCAGTCTTACTGAGCAAAGTGGGCGGGAGGGAGACGGCGAAGATGATGGAAAAGAAGATGGAGGGGTGGAGCAGGAGTTAAGGATGTTAAATGAAGAGCTGCGTAGCATTGAGTTAGAATGCCAGAGCATCATGAAAGCCCACCAACTTCGTCAATCCTGCCAGGTGGAGCACTCCCAGACGGCACCTTGTTCACCGGGACGGAGCCCCAAAGAAGTACACAAGCGGTATGGCAGATTGGCCGACATCCACGAACATCCAGAACGGTTGGACAGTGATAAGCTCCGCGAAAAGGATAGTTCTAGTGCCTACAACACAGCAGAGAGTGCACGATCAACACCACTGGGTATGGAGAGATCTCCTGATCACTCTCTGCAGAGACAAATCAGGATCACCAACCAGAAAAACCTTAATTTAGCCTCCGCCACCCCCAGTGCTCCCATTCCAATTTTTAAGCCCCAAGGAGAGGCAAGAAGTCTCAGACCTGCAGATCCAGGTCCAGTTATCTCAAGCAGCCCAGATCAGACCAATCCCTCCAGATCTGAGTCAGACCCAGCCCTACCAGCAGATGATGAAAGGTGTGAGAGAAAGGGGAGGACAAGAGACTCAAGGAGAGGGATTCCCTATGGCAGTGCATACCACACTGCCACATATCATGGCCAAGGAGGAACCAAACAACTCCAGGTATGTtatcaaagaaaaccaaaacatgcaCTCAAAGCTATTGTacctaaaaaagacatttttgatcaaaaactctgtgctaaaaaaatatactttgttGCAGAGCTACATGCAACTCCTACAACAGCACTCAACCCTAGAATATTCTCAGAGCCAGTTGAGTCTCTTGAGTCTCTGTCGAGATCCTGCACTCCGAAGTGGACGTGCTGGAGAACCGCGTCTGGAATGGAAAGTAAAAGTTCGTGCTGACGGGACACGCTATGTTGCACGCAGGCCCGCTCGTGACCGTATACTGCGAGAGCGGGCACTTAGGATCAGGGAGGAGAGGAGCGGAGGCATGACCACTGACGACGATGCCATGAGTGAAATGAAGATGGGTCGCTATTGGAGCAAAGAGGAGAGAAAGCAGCACTTGGCACGAGCCAGGGAGCAAAGGAAGAGGAGAGAGTTCATGCAGAAAAGCCGCCTTGATTGTCTGAAAGAGGGACCAACAAGCGGAGCCGAGGGCCGGAAGGAGATCAATATCTTAGAGCTCAGTCACAGGAAAATGATGAAGAAGCGAAACAAGAAGATCCTGGACAATTGGATGACCATCCAAGAACTGATGAGTCATGGTGCAAGAGTTCAAGAAGGTTCTAAAGTGCATAATGCCTTTCTATCTGTCACTACTGTTTAACAGACACCTTTAAATGATGCATAATTGTTAATAAACTCTTTTTCTATCTTGTGGTCTGAATTTCAGAAACCACAGCCTGCTTTTTGAAAAGTGTTTCTGGAATTTAAAATTATGTAATGATGGTGTGGGGTTCTGTAGCATAGATAAAACGTCCTTAGGCTGAGCATTGAAAAGCAATGAACTTGTTAGCTTCGTTTCCATTGAGTGATACGGTACAGTTTACAGAGGTCCAGTCaattcaggtgagtgtttccaCAATGgatgtcattgttttcttttggtaCTTCGTATATACAagtcatttaatgttgtttgagaggaCATTGAAGGCAGTGAAGAGGAATACAACGTTGGTGCATTGTTTTGTCGTAACCTTCCTCCAATCTACGGATTTTATCGTGTGACGACAGTAACTCCCCCCAAACCGTtccgttccatttttctatggacctacaagTAATGGGGGCCCAAAAATGGCCCCATTCAGTCTGACTTAATGGGTACATATCataatggaaacgctcaaaatactgtactgtactgtaccataccactcagtggaaacaaggcttctACGTACCACATCAAAGCCATTCTAAGCATtacttaaatgttttatacacTGGCTTTTGTTGGTATTGAATTCATATCTAGTAGCATGTTAGTTcaaactgaatgaaaaaaaatcggAGGAATCAGAAAGTAAGTTGCTGTAAGCTTTGTACTCTGTCTCTACTTTCGTCATTCACCAAGAGCTTATGAAGCAGTTCCACTTGCCTCGTTCAAGGTGGCATTTTTTGTacaagaaaataatatttttcacaATTTGTATTCTCTGCAACGTTTTGTAAGGACTTTTTCACACTGAATGTCAATGTACTGTAAgcattttattataatttattatttatatttgtatcACCAAATTGTCATTGTTAAGGTAGACTATGTGATTGTACTTTATACCATACTTTTACCAGAcagaacagaaatgaaaattctttttggaagagatggaaaaaaaagtgtgctcTTTCAATTTctgtaatctttttattttctattttttttgacagttgAAATCATCTGAATTATGTATAGTACTTATTGAAAAGCACTGAAAATGACAATGTCCCAACTTTAAGGCTAATATCAGTGTTTATTTAAGGAAATACTGTATTTGTCACATCTTTACCTCAACTTGCAGTCAAAGCTCTTGTCAAGATTTTAAAACTTGGTACTAGGAGATGGTTAATCTCTAGTGGTTTATAAATTGATTTCtgaattatgtttaaaaatttGTTTGCAAAATTCTAATTTATAATACTAGTTATTCATTCTATACTGTATGTTATGTCTTTCTGATTTATATTAAGGTAGGAAAACCTTGATATGGCAGCAATAttcaatgaattttaaaaactgtatcATTCAAAACTGCTGCTCTTATTGTCAACTTTATTTAAGAGGCCTTGAGTTCAGTATTTGTTGACGGTGATGTTTGTAAGAAAAggacaataataaagaaaaccaCTATAGGTTTTTCTGTCAATGAACACCAACTagtatttgtatatatatatttttttgtctaattCAGTTTAAATTTAACATGTCTAGTTACACTTTAGTTTTTGGTCAACACATACCACAGAACTTCTACTTAgtttttctatttgtcagaataactattcttgctttgttacctttttttaaaacatgtttctttGCTAATcctacatttttacaatattatTTCTTCatcacaagttattcaagctATAAACTGGCCAGTCAGACACCTCAAGAAAAGCAGGTGGTGCCCATTAGCCCCACCTACgtttgaaacgtttgattgGCAGATTCTCCCGAGTGTGCTTtccagtggaaggggtgtggacgtCCAACCAGCTAACTTCTGATCGCCTTAGAAACGTTCAGTCACACTgattcagaccaatcactgctgacTAACATCATCAGGCCCCAGATGGCGGCGTCCAAATCGCTGAAAAAAATAGCAACTGAATTGAATTCAAGCAATGTTGGctaaaaagtacttttaaagAGTAATTGATTACTTTACCTTAGTTACTTtataaaattgtaattaaaatattttactcattgtccaatttaaaaagtaattcactactttttacttttttccactCATACAAATTCTCAAAGGAATAAAGCTAGCACAAACAAGATATGCTtgtaaaatccacaaaataaaaaaaacatagaggCTATACAAGGACAATCATATTTCATCAATTACACTACAAGAACATGAGAAAGTGTACATTGTATAGTACCCTATATGGTGTGTAGACAGGTTGCTTATTGTAAATGGGGCAGTGGAAAGCAGTTCATCCCTAGAATATAACTTAACGGAattctttttttgcctttgtgTTCAATAAATTGGAAAATTCTCAGTTGCGATATATTCCCCTACGAATTGTTCATATTTTCACTCTCTTCATCTTACTTTGACCAGTCTCTAACTCTGCATTAACAAGCATGCGGAGTGTTTACaccaattccttttttttattagtcacCAGTGGTTTCACTGCACCAAAATGTGTACTAATGAAGGTTTCTGTAGCCCAGTAATTGTAATTTAATTACCACAATTTGAAATATAATTCGTTACGCTACTCCATTACtgacaaaagtaattaaattacaGTAATTTGCTACTTTTAAATCATTATTCCCAACACTGTCTATAGGTGATGTCCCACTCACTCTGCCAAGTCAATAGGCGCAACTGACAACAACACAAGCTTTAAttcccacaatgcactgcaGTTGCAGCTTTGGGTAGGCTCATTACAATGTTGTTTAGGTTTTACACAATTAACAGGAAATCGTATCATCCACTAGCATGCATGTACTGGACTTTTAACCCTCAATCAACAAATGTAGGTATACAATGTGGTATTTTccaaaggaaaaataatttacTATAATTAACCcatctaaaaaaaagtaaataagtaaaatagtTTCCTTCATTTACTTACAGCAATAAAACAGTTTAGACATTTCTATAAAACCTCATGACTTACTGTTGATTTATTGGCTTGGACTGGATTTAATATTTACTTGACAGGATTTAATGTAAGCTTCAGAGCCAAAGACACGTAATAACATAAAAGAAGCATCCCTCCTGATACTTTTGTTCTAGATCTGAAAGTACTGGAACCGTTAAATCCAGTCAGCTTCATTTAAAACTGCAGGGTTCATCCCAAATAAATAATAGGAAGATCAAATAGTTGATTAACTGCAATAAATTACTGGGAGCTAAGATAATTGCACCACCTAAAAAAATTCCTTACTTGCCTACCGGCTTCGTGAAACACAGTTATTTACCCCATTGCCAGATTTTATGGAATTCATGCATTCTTATGGGATGACTGATTTACCAGTTGGGGGTGgaattatgtgtgtgtgtgtgtgtgtaaggaacGTGCACGCCTGTTTAGCGATAGGAAGCATCAAAGCTAAACTGTACTCGCATTTCAAAGCATTAAGGAGACACCAGTGAAGTCTTCTCATCTTTGTCAGGCTGCTGCGTCTGTCCACAGCTCACTGAACTGAGGAATTAATGAGACCCTTCAGACTGGCATCACTATCACCAGGGCCTTTATGCATAATTCCAGATCAGGAAGCAATgcacccacttttttttttttaagccaatcCACTCCTTCATTTCCTATCCAGTGTGGGGTATTTGAATAACAGAAGCTGAGAAATAAATTGGTACAATCAGCTTAACATTATGAATGATTAATCCCAGGGTGGAAAGCTAAAATAATTGCATGTATTTCTATGTTTGTTGCACACCAGTGATACTGTGTTAGCCAAACGGGGTTTCTTGAATGGTTTAAGCACAATGAGTTGATCAAAGGTACATGATTTAATATTATGGCTCCTAAGGTTTAAGAATATAGAACTTTACCATAACAGTGAGGAAAAagctttctaaaaaaatatacaaaaacgagaaaaaagtcataccTGTTAAAATTATGAGagaaaaactcgtaattttaagACTGAAAAGAAGTGAGAAGTCGTTCTCAATTGACCTGCCTGGATAAATCAAATTTCGAAcaattttgcgcattttccacatacGAAACTTCAACCTTTcatgatacatgtgtgatatacGTAAAACATACGTGTTTCTTGGGTTCTTCGATGTGTGCAGGTGTTTTGGTGTCTGAACATTGATGTTTTGTCTCCTTGCCATTGAACTACTGGAGGATCAACAGGAAcaagaacagtaaaaaaaaatatattggaaCTCCAGAAATATCACAAAGCTGCATCCACACCAAATGCACACCAGgggcgtccagtttcaatgttaagtcaatgtacagacatgATTAGAGGTCCTGGGATGCGGTTTGGGTGTCTGGTAGCAAGGCAAAAAGTTTGGTGAAGAATCTGAGTTGTGTCAAGCAACCAGTTGAGGACCTTATCAATAAATTGAGTCCAAAACTAACATGGAGGAGGATCTGATCGTTTCAGGCTAAAAACTTTGGACTGTAGTTCCTCCCACACATGGCGGGAGTATCAGGTTTATGAACACTTTTACAGTTAAGCGTCCAGCAACAAATTTGACGCACGTTCAAAGACAGGTGGTTCATGCGAATTTGACGTTTTGTGGTAAAGGCAAAGCATAGCTCCCTGAACACGTTAGTGGAAGACAGAACTTGCTTAAATGTGTGAGCGGTCTCTATTTAAACTTTGtagagtgcaaaaaaaaaagcaatggaAAAATGGGTTATATTGGTTCAATACATACAAAAATGAAAGTGGTGAAAAAGGATCACATCTATACTTTCTTTGATCCAATTGTGACTTTGAAGCTGTGCAGGGAGATGTgaaaaaagtgatgtttttcttCCAAGATGCAGGTCTAGACACTAATGAGAAATACAGGATGGGCTGTGCATTGATCTGCAGTGAACAGGACAGTATTGGAAAACTGCTTGTAAGTATGTGAAACTAATTTTCTATTGAAgagcaaaagtaaaagaagaataaagagagaacaatatgtttattttagactttagacttctttttttttagttctttttttttgtgaatccGGAGCTgacggaaaaaaaaagcagttttaaaaagatcgtagttgtgatgtagaaaatatggtgGGCGGAGCCACAACCTTCGTGCTTCGCTCTATTCTAATGCATCCGCTTTTAGATGAccagatccacgtacgtctttgttttcctcacctgCGCTggcttctggctcaaaactgtacggctggatagctccaattatgttttctgttttccatgGGCGGGGTTGCTAACgctcccgcccacaactcagaggtgaatttctagtgaaagaatgcagctctgcagaagctgTGTCCTAGATGCTGGTTTGTttccattttggctaaaaacggttaattataattaaaaacccAGTTGGaacgtttttaaaatagatcaaatgatgatcggagtgggactttaaatgtttgGTGTCGCGTACAATGAGGCATTAACAACAGGCAGATGTAGATTTAGTCAGTCAGGGTTTGTTTGTCC includes these proteins:
- the pdzrn4 gene encoding PDZ domain-containing RING finger protein 4, with translation MGCNLCTLQKREEHYKLLYEIAQVNGRDFSRAEHEEAVVEAIRRDPIVVQVLRGTPNRAGSALSHSHSGSPQDVCVVDVCTQTDITFEHIMALAKLQPSTPPVPDICPFLLSDSCHSIHTMEHEYYECPEYMSNTPAEVDRAEDYEYEEVELCRQNSQEKLGLTLCYRTDNEEDTGIYVSQVEPNGIAAKDGRIKEGDRILQINGCEVQDREKSVTLLSSEEARSITLLVTRPEIQLEEEAEWLDDEQQELVEELKMEILEEKKRQRELGFDSGEQHLEEETTTDTATCSSNNQDSGFGRSTDSPEHQPLLVRLHRRNTPHCLRDQWRSEYPRIRRGLVVPQETHGTRTLPLDQSHERVVNIRNSGGGVLGLENCFQQLLELKCQIRNGGECGVYSIRHSIECSLTEQSGREGDGEDDGKEDGGVEQELRMLNEELRSIELECQSIMKAHQLRQSCQVEHSQTAPCSPGRSPKEVHKRYGRLADIHEHPERLDSDKLREKDSSSAYNTAESARSTPLGMERSPDHSLQRQIRITNQKNLNLASATPSAPIPIFKPQGEARSLRPADPGPVISSSPDQTNPSRSESDPALPADDERCERKGRTRDSRRGIPYGSAYHTATYHGQGGTKQLQSYMQLLQQHSTLEYSQSQLSLLSLCRDPALRSGRAGEPRLEWKVKVRADGTRYVARRPARDRILRERALRIREERSGGMTTDDDAMSEMKMGRYWSKEERKQHLARAREQRKRREFMQKSRLDCLKEGPTSGAEGRKEINILELSHRKMMKKRNKKILDNWMTIQELMSHGARVQEGSKVHNAFLSVTTV